Proteins from one Salmonella bongori NCTC 12419 genomic window:
- the rluA gene encoding bifunctional tRNA pseudouridine(32) synthase/23S rRNA pseudouridine(746) synthase RluA, giving the protein MGMENYNPPQEPWLVILYQDEHIMVVNKPSGLLSVPGRQEAHKDSIMTRIQRDYPQAESVHRLDMATSGVIVVALTKAAERELKRQFREREPQKQYVARVWGHPSPAQGLVDLPLICDWPNRPKQKVCYETGKPAQTEYDVVDFAADNTARVTLKPITGRSHQLRVHMLALGHPILGDRFYASPEALARAPRLLLHAEMLTISHPAYGNSMTFRAPADF; this is encoded by the coding sequence ATGGGGATGGAAAACTACAATCCGCCGCAGGAGCCCTGGCTGGTCATCCTCTACCAGGATGAGCACATTATGGTGGTCAACAAGCCCAGCGGCCTGTTGTCTGTGCCGGGACGTCAGGAAGCGCACAAAGATAGCATTATGACGCGTATCCAGCGCGACTATCCACAGGCGGAGTCGGTGCATCGCCTGGATATGGCGACCAGCGGGGTAATTGTCGTGGCGCTGACCAAAGCCGCGGAACGGGAGCTTAAGCGTCAGTTCCGCGAGCGTGAACCCCAAAAGCAGTATGTGGCGCGCGTATGGGGGCATCCATCTCCCGCACAGGGGCTGGTCGATTTACCGCTCATTTGCGACTGGCCGAACCGGCCAAAGCAGAAAGTGTGTTATGAAACCGGCAAACCGGCACAGACGGAATATGACGTAGTGGATTTTGCGGCGGACAATACCGCCCGCGTGACGCTCAAACCGATCACCGGGCGTTCGCATCAGCTTCGTGTGCATATGCTGGCGTTGGGCCATCCTATTTTAGGCGACAGGTTTTACGCCTCGCCAGAGGCACTGGCGCGGGCGCCGCGTTTATTGCTCCATGCTGAAATGCTAACCATCAGCCATCCCGCTTACGGTAATAGCATGACATTTAGAGCGCCAGCAGATTTTTAA
- the rapA gene encoding RNA polymerase-associated protein RapA, which yields MPFTLGQRWISDTESELGLGTVVAIDARTVTLLFPSTGENRLYARSDSPVTRVMFNPGDTITSHEGWLLHVDEVKEENGLLTYVGTRLDTEEPNVMLREVLLDSKLVFSKPQDRLFAGQIDRMDRFALRYRARKFQSEQYRMPYSGLRGQRTSLIPHQLNIAHEVGRRHAPRVLLADEVGLGKTIEAGMILHQQLLSGAAERVLIIVPETLQHQWLVEMLRRFNLRFALFDDERYAEAQHDAYNPFETEQLVICSLDFARRNKQRLEHLCDAEWDLLVVDEAHHLVWSVDAPSREYMAIEQLAERVPGVLLLTATPEQLGMESHFARLRLLDPNRFHDFAQFVEEQKNYRPVADAVAMLLAGNKLSNDELNKLGDLIGEQDIEPLLQAANSDRDDAQAARQELVSMLMDRHGTSRVLFRNTRNGVKGFPKRELHTVKLPLPTQYQTAIKVSGIMGARKSAEDRARDMLYPEQIYQEFEGDTGTWWNFDPRVEWLMGYLTSHRSQKVLVICAKATTALQLEQVLREREGIRAAVFHEGMSIIERDRAAAWFAEEDTGAQVLLCSEIGSEGRNFQFASNLVMFDLPFNPDLLEQRIGRLDRIGQAHDIQIHVPYLEKTAQSVLVRWYHEGLDAFEHTCPTGRAIYDSVYHSLINYLAAPEETEGFDDLINSCREQHEALKAQLEQGRDRLLEIHSNGGEKAQQLTQSIEEQDDDTSLIAFAMNLFDIVGINQDDRGDNLIVLTPSDHMLVPDFPGLPEDGCTITFERDIALSREDVQFITWEHPLIRNGLDLILSGDTGSSTISLLKNKALPVGTLLVELIYVVEAQAPKQLQLNRFLPPTPVRMLLDKNGNNLATQVEFETFNRQLSAVNRHTGSKLVNAVQQDVHAILQLGETQIEQSARALIDNARREADEKLSGELSRLEALRAVNPNIRDDELAAIDSNRQQVLESLDQAGWRLDALRLIVVTHQ from the coding sequence ATGCCTTTTACACTTGGTCAACGCTGGATCAGCGATACAGAAAGCGAACTGGGACTTGGAACCGTTGTTGCGATAGATGCACGAACCGTCACTCTACTTTTTCCGTCCACAGGGGAAAACCGTCTGTATGCGCGCAGTGATTCTCCCGTGACCCGCGTCATGTTCAATCCTGGCGACACGATTACAAGCCATGAAGGTTGGCTGTTACATGTCGATGAAGTAAAAGAAGAAAATGGTCTGCTTACCTATGTCGGCACCCGACTGGATACCGAAGAGCCCAATGTGATGCTGCGTGAAGTTCTGCTCGACAGTAAATTGGTTTTCAGTAAGCCCCAGGATCGTCTTTTCGCTGGTCAAATCGATCGTATGGACCGGTTCGCACTGCGCTATCGCGCCCGTAAATTTCAGAGCGAGCAGTACCGTATGCCGTACAGCGGCCTGCGCGGACAGCGTACCAGCCTGATTCCGCATCAGCTTAACATCGCTCATGAGGTTGGCCGTCGTCACGCGCCGCGCGTGCTGCTGGCGGACGAAGTGGGCCTCGGTAAAACAATTGAAGCCGGGATGATCCTGCATCAACAGTTGTTATCCGGCGCCGCAGAACGCGTATTGATCATTGTTCCGGAAACGCTACAACACCAGTGGCTGGTAGAAATGCTGCGCCGTTTCAACCTACGCTTTGCGCTGTTCGACGACGAACGCTACGCCGAAGCGCAGCACGATGCCTATAACCCGTTTGAAACCGAGCAACTGGTGATCTGCTCGCTGGACTTTGCTCGCCGTAATAAGCAGCGTCTGGAACATTTGTGTGACGCCGAGTGGGATTTACTGGTGGTCGACGAAGCGCACCATCTGGTATGGAGCGTCGATGCGCCAAGCCGGGAATATATGGCCATCGAACAATTAGCCGAGCGTGTGCCGGGTGTACTACTGCTGACCGCCACGCCGGAACAACTGGGGATGGAAAGTCACTTTGCTCGCCTGCGTCTGCTCGATCCGAACCGTTTCCATGATTTCGCGCAGTTCGTGGAAGAACAAAAAAACTACCGCCCTGTTGCTGATGCAGTGGCAATGCTGCTGGCAGGTAATAAACTCAGCAACGACGAACTGAACAAGCTGGGCGATCTGATCGGCGAACAAGATATCGAGCCATTACTACAGGCCGCCAATAGCGATCGCGATGACGCGCAGGCCGCTCGACAGGAGCTGGTGTCCATGTTGATGGATCGCCACGGCACCAGCCGCGTGCTGTTTCGCAACACCCGTAACGGCGTGAAGGGTTTCCCGAAACGCGAACTGCATACGGTGAAGCTGCCGCTACCGACCCAGTATCAGACCGCCATTAAGGTCTCCGGTATTATGGGCGCACGTAAAAGCGCGGAAGATCGCGCCCGCGATATGCTCTATCCGGAACAGATTTATCAGGAATTTGAAGGCGATACCGGTACATGGTGGAACTTCGATCCACGTGTTGAGTGGCTGATGGGTTACCTGACCAGCCACCGTTCGCAGAAGGTACTGGTGATCTGCGCCAAGGCGACCACCGCCTTACAGCTGGAACAGGTGCTGCGCGAGCGTGAAGGGATCCGCGCCGCCGTGTTCCATGAAGGCATGTCGATTATCGAACGCGACCGCGCCGCCGCCTGGTTCGCCGAAGAAGATACTGGCGCTCAGGTGCTGTTATGTTCCGAAATCGGCTCCGAAGGACGCAACTTCCAGTTCGCCAGCAATCTGGTGATGTTTGATCTGCCGTTTAACCCGGATCTACTGGAACAGCGTATTGGTCGTCTGGATCGTATCGGTCAGGCGCATGATATCCAGATCCATGTCCCGTACCTGGAAAAAACCGCCCAGTCGGTGCTGGTTCGCTGGTATCATGAAGGACTGGACGCCTTTGAACACACCTGCCCAACCGGCCGCGCCATTTATGATTCGGTCTACCACAGCCTGATTAATTATCTGGCCGCGCCTGAAGAAACCGAAGGGTTTGACGATCTGATTAACTCCTGCCGCGAACAGCATGAAGCGCTAAAAGCCCAGTTAGAACAGGGCCGCGACCGCCTGCTGGAGATCCACTCAAACGGCGGCGAAAAAGCGCAACAGCTGACGCAAAGTATTGAAGAACAGGATGATGATACCAGTCTGATCGCGTTCGCCATGAACCTGTTCGATATTGTCGGCATTAACCAGGACGATCGCGGCGACAATCTGATTGTACTGACGCCGTCCGATCACATGCTGGTGCCGGATTTCCCGGGCCTGCCGGAAGATGGCTGCACGATTACGTTTGAACGTGACATCGCGCTGTCTCGCGAAGATGTGCAGTTCATTACCTGGGAACATCCGTTGATCCGTAACGGACTGGATCTGATCCTGTCCGGCGACACCGGCAGCAGCACCATTTCGCTGTTAAAAAATAAAGCGCTGCCGGTAGGTACGCTACTGGTCGAACTGATTTATGTCGTTGAAGCGCAGGCACCGAAACAACTGCAACTGAACCGCTTCCTGCCACCGACGCCGGTTCGTATGCTGTTAGATAAAAACGGCAACAATCTGGCCACTCAGGTTGAGTTTGAAACCTTTAACCGTCAGTTAAGCGCCGTTAATCGCCACACCGGCAGCAAACTGGTCAACGCCGTTCAACAGGACGTCCACGCCATTTTGCAACTGGGCGAGACCCAGATTGAACAGTCCGCCAGGGCACTGATTGATAACGCTCGTCGCGAGGCTGATGAAAAACTGTCCGGGGAATTGTCACGTCTGGAAGCGCTGCGCGCCGTCAACCCAAACATTCGTGATGATGAACTTGCCGCTATCGACAGTAACCGTCAGCAGGTACTGGAAAGCCTGGATCAGGCGGGCTGGCGTCTGGACGCTTTGCGTCTTATCGTCGTCACGCACCAATAA